A stretch of the Tachyglossus aculeatus isolate mTacAcu1 chromosome 6, mTacAcu1.pri, whole genome shotgun sequence genome encodes the following:
- the LOC119929984 gene encoding olfactory receptor 14A16-like translates to MPNVSTVREFLLLELSDIRELQLVYSALFLLVYLGALTGNLLIVAVTALDRRLHTPMYFFLRNLSIVDLCYISVTVPKSAVISLTDRRAISLLGCAAQVFLVVVLATSELAVLTAMSYDRYAAICHPLDYELIMNNTACGKMAAASWLIGVMVGVLYSASTFSLSFCGSNIIQQFFCDIPSLLKISCSEDHVIIDVSITGGVVLVVICFVCIVVSYVSIFLAVLRKPAAESRTKAFSTCLPHLTVVIVFLLTGAVAYLKPVSESTSTLDLLVSMSYTMMPPTLNPVIYSLRNRDMKAALGRVLKGRFLLPPLRDKMFVHPHPGYQGNHQPGSDTTTEHRHDAAVTSVVSGSRMSKTFSANFFFDVPSLLKITCFEDHSTINVSVTFALIMAAVSSISIVASYVRIFWDILRMLAA, encoded by the exons atgccaAACGTCtctacggtgagggaattcctgctcctggaatTATCGGatatccgggagctgcagctggtctactctgcgctgttcctcctggtctacctgggggctctgacggggaatctcctcatcgtcgccgtcaccgccctcgaccggcgcctccatacccccatgtacttcttcctcaggaacctgtccatcgtcgacctctgctacatctccgtcaccgtccccaagtctgccgtcatctccctgaccgatcgtagagccatctccctcctgggttgtgccgcccaggtcttcctggttgtcgttttggccacttcagagttggccgtcctcacggcgatgtcctacgaccgctacgccgccatctgccaccccctggactacgagctcatcatgaacaacacggcctgtggaaagatggcggccgcctcctggctcatagGGGTGATggttggggtcttgtattcagcttctactttctccctgagcttctgtgggtccaacatcatccagcaattcttctgtgacattccctccctgctgaagatctcttgctccgaggaccacgtcatcatcgatgtgagcatcaccggtggggtagTTTTAGTTGTCATCTGCTTCGTCtgcatcgtcgtctcctacgtgaGCATCTTCCTGGCCGTGCTGAGGAAACCGGCCGCCGAgagccggaccaaagccttctccacctgcctgcctcacctcaccgtcgtcatcgtcttcctcttgaccggagctgtcgcctacctcaagcccgtgtcagagtccacctcgaccctggacctgctggtgtccatgtcctacaccatGATGCCGcccaccctgaaccccgtcatctacagcctgagaaacagggacatgaaggctgccctggggcgagtcctaaaggggagattcctcctccctcctctaagggacaaaatgtttgtt catccccaccctggctaccaGGGTAACCACCAGCCAGGCTCGGATACTACAACCGAGCATCGGCACGATGCTGCAGTCACTTCCGTTGTCAGTGGTTCccgtatgtcaaaaacgttttcagcg AATTTCTTCtttgacgtcccctccctgctgaagatcacctgctttgAAGACCACTCCACTATCAACGTGAGCGTGACCTTTGCACTAATAATGGCTGCCGTAAGCTCCATTTCCATCGTtgcctcgtacgtgcgcatcttttgGGACAttctgaggatgctggccgcctag